A portion of the Haemorhous mexicanus isolate bHaeMex1 chromosome 3, bHaeMex1.pri, whole genome shotgun sequence genome contains these proteins:
- the MLIP gene encoding muscular LMNA-interacting protein isoform X4, which produces MELGNHESKASGREALEEKQMVSSQESGTKPLTFTFVPSIGQLPTHFEVVDISKFLVTIPEEPKDLSNQNIVNKSDAVSDELVLKSGAKRGSVSTVCAGSTQTAFPSLGWNSSKGEMQENDLFKAEFILITDSGDEDEVAAASSNVHQPSNGYSPISAQLLTTSHVSPGTEAGKPPGDGHLPGLALSHSTTDPQKHQLISTLSTSDHLSSKPPAVHLISPINQKVACGAMVNMNQASSLEDSCNNWQSATRFSKQDSSLYFQSASHSSLPSMSKISSSASKSWYSTPRLSDNLQTPSLYNPDCVCKVGGFTTSSVPARSPNLSSKPPCSAEIQGSLAQSISPSSSKKRNALSPLPVHIITHSLSPIPKPLSPPSLYGSSSTICSINEPCTQTLSRGNLAKSGVKSTLPTRLTLLTAILRSGSSQRRPLSPASCPTFSPSSLSSSTLAIDQKFKTTPPSPKKSLSSPPIRPDSPSKEDYWLSGWAQHLSLPSKSHPTPQARSLSPKKHPPVQSLSPDCQNSLSSPLSSHRRSAASPDLQSSLYPPCAPAPSSFACPTSPSPEGLGYSASRSRAPQKSQRVHTYSPIFTCRSYPLLASSSPRGALSPPPEKHSSPSPSFLHSPSRSRSDSSQTSVQEISASSPTSSRISKQWSLPRPHSTPLVPQTGNINSHPLQLNSSLVQENFRSNSSSPRSEHSATSSVIKCRSPISDKSPGTLPSRPREPTSPQSFSLPPDHENIKPKQYKIKTSYKAFAAIPTNTLLMEQKALEEPTKPASATEGTALDTHSEMCSPAQLRQQTEELCAVIDQVLQDPLTMRRCESSPSFLQMSTESDVGKMSTTLQRAAGRETRYANLYKSVPIVTESQLTKPGVIRPVLVKGKSAQQKEEPYQPNPFKKYLEEISDQNIEQVSNERGSV; this is translated from the exons GTCTCTTCTCAAGAATCTGGGACCAAACCATTGACCTTCACATTCGTACCATCCATTGGACAGCTTCCAACTCATTTTGAGGTTGTGGATATCTCTAAGTTCCTTGTGACAATTCCAGAGGAACCAAAGGACCTGAGCAATCAAAACATTGTAAATAAG TCTGACGCAGTCTCTGATGAGCTGGTCTTAAAGAGTGGGGCCAAACGTGGCAGTGTGTCCACTGTCTGTGCAGGCAGCACCCAAACGGCTTTCCCGTCCCTGGGGTGGAATTCAAGCAAAGGAGAAATGCAGGAGAATGACCTTTTTAAGGCTGAGTTTATCCTGATTACGGACTCCGGTGATGAAGATGAAGTAGCTGCTGCCTCAAGCAATGTTCATCAGCCTTCCAATGGCTACAGTCCCATCAGTGCTCAGCTGCTGACCACTTCCCACGTTTCCCCTGGCACCGAGGCAGGGAAACCTCCTGGCGATGGGCACCTTCCAGGTCTTGCTCTTTCCCACAGTACTACTGATCCACAAAAACATCAG ttaATTTCTACTCTTTCCACCTCTGATCATCTTTCCTCTAAACCACCTGCTGTCCACTTAATTTCTCCAATTAATCAGAAAGTAGCGTGCGGTGCCATGGTTAACATGAATCAAGCCTCTTCGCTGGAAGATTCCTGTAACAACTGGCAGTCAGCAACCAGGTTTTCTAAGCAAGACTCTTCTCTCTACTTTCAGTCTGCTTCCCATAGTTCACTTCCCTCAATGTCTAAAATATCCTCTTCTGCATCAAAGAGTTGGTACTCCACTCCTCGATTGTCTGATAACCTACAAACACCAAGTCTCTATAACCCTGACTGTGTTTGCAAAGTGGGAGGCTTCACCACATCCTCTGTTCCAGCAAGGAGTCCAAATCTTTCCTCCAAACCTCCATGTTCAGCTGAAATTCAAGGATCTTTAGCTCAGTCTATATCCCCCAGTTCTTCCAAAAAACGGAAtgctctgtctcctctcccTGTACATATAATAACACATTCATTATCTCCTATCCCTAAACCTTTGTCTCCACCCTCTCTTTATGGGTCCTCTTCGACCATATGTAGTATAAATGAGCCTTGCACACAGACTTTATCCAGAGGAAATTTGGCCAAGTCAGGAGTCAAATCCACTCTGCCAACCAGACTGACTCTCTTGACTGCTATTCTTAGATCAGGCTCCTCTCAGCGGAGGCCACTTTCTCCTGCTTCTTGTCCCACATTTTCCCCTAGCTCCCTTAGTTCCTCAACACTTGCAATAGATCAAAAGTTCAAAACAACTCCCCCATCCCCCAAGAAATCTCTTTCAAGCCCTCCTATAAGGCCAGATTCTCCCAGCAAAGAGGATTATTGGCTTTCAGGATGGGCTCAGCATCTGTCTTTACCTTCCAAGTCTCATCCCACCCCTCAAGCGAGGTCCCTTTCTCCTAAAAAGCACCCTCCCGTTCAATCACTTTCTCCAGACTGCCAAAATTCTTTGTcatcccctctctcctcccaTAGAAGATCAGCTGCCTCTCCAGATTTGCAATCTTCACTGTATCCTCCTtgtgccccagctccctcttcCTTTGCATGCCCCACCTCTCCTTCTCCAGAAGGGCTGGGCTATTCTGCCTCCCGGTCCCGGGCACCTCAGAAGTCTCAGAGAGTGCACACTTACTCCCCCATCTTTACTTGCCGGTCATATCCTTTGCTTGCTTCTTCCAGTCCTAGAGGTGCATTGTCTCCCCCCCCAGAAAAACACTCATCTCCTTCCCCAAGTTTTTTGCACTCACCTTCTAGATCTAGATCAGATTCATCCCAAACATCTGTTCAGGAGATCAGTGCCTCCTCTCCTACCTCTTCTAGAATCTCAAAGCAGTGGTCTCTCCCACGGCCTCATTCTACCCCACTGGTTCCACAAACTGGTAATATTAATTCCCACCCACTACAATTGAATTCTTCATTGGTGCAAGAAAATTTTAGGTCTAACTCCTCCTCTCCGAGATCTGAGCATTCTGCCACCTCCTCAGTGATAAAGTGCAGATCTCCCATCTCAGACAAGTCACCAGGCACACTGCCATCAAGACCCAGAGAGCCGACTTCACCACAGTCTTTTTCCCTGCCTCCTGATCATGAAAACATCAAACCCAAG CAGTACAAGATCAAGACAAGCTACAAGGCATTTGCAGCAATCCCTACAAACACATTGCTTATGGAACAGAAG GCATTAGAAGAGCCGACCAAGCCTGCTAGTGCGACTGAAGGCACTGCTTTGGACACTCATTCAGAG ATGtgctcccctgcccagctcagacaACAAACAGAAGAGTTGTGTGCTGTCATTGATCAAGTCCTGCAGGACCCCTTGACTATG cgCCGGTGTGAGTCTTCTCCAAGTTTTCTGCAGATGAGCACAGAGTCAGATGTTGGCAAG ATGTCAACaacactgcagagagcagctgggcGTGAAACCAGATAT
- the MLIP gene encoding muscular LMNA-interacting protein isoform X3, with amino-acid sequence MELGNHESKASGREALEEKQMVSSQESGTKPLTFTFVPSIGQLPTHFEVVDISKFLVTIPEEPKDLSNQNIVNKSDAVSDELVLKSGAKRGSVSTVCAGSTQTAFPSLGWNSSKGEMQENDLFKAEFILITDSGDEDEVAAASSNVHQPSNGYSPISAQLLTTSHVSPGTEAGKPPGDGHLPGLALSHSTTDPQKHQLISTLSTSDHLSSKPPAVHLISPINQKVACGAMVNMNQASSLEDSCNNWQSATRFSKQDSSLYFQSASHSSLPSMSKISSSASKSWYSTPRLSDNLQTPSLYNPDCVCKVGGFTTSSVPARSPNLSSKPPCSAEIQGSLAQSISPSSSKKRNALSPLPVHIITHSLSPIPKPLSPPSLYGSSSTICSINEPCTQTLSRGNLAKSGVKSTLPTRLTLLTAILRSGSSQRRPLSPASCPTFSPSSLSSSTLAIDQKFKTTPPSPKKSLSSPPIRPDSPSKEDYWLSGWAQHLSLPSKSHPTPQARSLSPKKHPPVQSLSPDCQNSLSSPLSSHRRSAASPDLQSSLYPPCAPAPSSFACPTSPSPEGLGYSASRSRAPQKSQRVHTYSPIFTCRSYPLLASSSPRGALSPPPEKHSSPSPSFLHSPSRSRSDSSQTSVQEISASSPTSSRISKQWSLPRPHSTPLVPQTGNINSHPLQLNSSLVQENFRSNSSSPRSEHSATSSVIKCRSPISDKSPGTLPSRPREPTSPQSFSLPPDHENIKPKQYKIKTSYKAFAAIPTNTLLMEQKALEEPTKPASATEGTALDTHSEMCSPAQLRQQTEELCAVIDQVLQDPLTMRRCESSPSFLQMSTESDVGKMSTTLQRAAGRETRYTKPGVIRPVLVKGKSAQQKEEPYQPNPFKKYLEEISDQNIEQPSLSMVPIPENEMLISKEVSNERGSV; translated from the exons GTCTCTTCTCAAGAATCTGGGACCAAACCATTGACCTTCACATTCGTACCATCCATTGGACAGCTTCCAACTCATTTTGAGGTTGTGGATATCTCTAAGTTCCTTGTGACAATTCCAGAGGAACCAAAGGACCTGAGCAATCAAAACATTGTAAATAAG TCTGACGCAGTCTCTGATGAGCTGGTCTTAAAGAGTGGGGCCAAACGTGGCAGTGTGTCCACTGTCTGTGCAGGCAGCACCCAAACGGCTTTCCCGTCCCTGGGGTGGAATTCAAGCAAAGGAGAAATGCAGGAGAATGACCTTTTTAAGGCTGAGTTTATCCTGATTACGGACTCCGGTGATGAAGATGAAGTAGCTGCTGCCTCAAGCAATGTTCATCAGCCTTCCAATGGCTACAGTCCCATCAGTGCTCAGCTGCTGACCACTTCCCACGTTTCCCCTGGCACCGAGGCAGGGAAACCTCCTGGCGATGGGCACCTTCCAGGTCTTGCTCTTTCCCACAGTACTACTGATCCACAAAAACATCAG ttaATTTCTACTCTTTCCACCTCTGATCATCTTTCCTCTAAACCACCTGCTGTCCACTTAATTTCTCCAATTAATCAGAAAGTAGCGTGCGGTGCCATGGTTAACATGAATCAAGCCTCTTCGCTGGAAGATTCCTGTAACAACTGGCAGTCAGCAACCAGGTTTTCTAAGCAAGACTCTTCTCTCTACTTTCAGTCTGCTTCCCATAGTTCACTTCCCTCAATGTCTAAAATATCCTCTTCTGCATCAAAGAGTTGGTACTCCACTCCTCGATTGTCTGATAACCTACAAACACCAAGTCTCTATAACCCTGACTGTGTTTGCAAAGTGGGAGGCTTCACCACATCCTCTGTTCCAGCAAGGAGTCCAAATCTTTCCTCCAAACCTCCATGTTCAGCTGAAATTCAAGGATCTTTAGCTCAGTCTATATCCCCCAGTTCTTCCAAAAAACGGAAtgctctgtctcctctcccTGTACATATAATAACACATTCATTATCTCCTATCCCTAAACCTTTGTCTCCACCCTCTCTTTATGGGTCCTCTTCGACCATATGTAGTATAAATGAGCCTTGCACACAGACTTTATCCAGAGGAAATTTGGCCAAGTCAGGAGTCAAATCCACTCTGCCAACCAGACTGACTCTCTTGACTGCTATTCTTAGATCAGGCTCCTCTCAGCGGAGGCCACTTTCTCCTGCTTCTTGTCCCACATTTTCCCCTAGCTCCCTTAGTTCCTCAACACTTGCAATAGATCAAAAGTTCAAAACAACTCCCCCATCCCCCAAGAAATCTCTTTCAAGCCCTCCTATAAGGCCAGATTCTCCCAGCAAAGAGGATTATTGGCTTTCAGGATGGGCTCAGCATCTGTCTTTACCTTCCAAGTCTCATCCCACCCCTCAAGCGAGGTCCCTTTCTCCTAAAAAGCACCCTCCCGTTCAATCACTTTCTCCAGACTGCCAAAATTCTTTGTcatcccctctctcctcccaTAGAAGATCAGCTGCCTCTCCAGATTTGCAATCTTCACTGTATCCTCCTtgtgccccagctccctcttcCTTTGCATGCCCCACCTCTCCTTCTCCAGAAGGGCTGGGCTATTCTGCCTCCCGGTCCCGGGCACCTCAGAAGTCTCAGAGAGTGCACACTTACTCCCCCATCTTTACTTGCCGGTCATATCCTTTGCTTGCTTCTTCCAGTCCTAGAGGTGCATTGTCTCCCCCCCCAGAAAAACACTCATCTCCTTCCCCAAGTTTTTTGCACTCACCTTCTAGATCTAGATCAGATTCATCCCAAACATCTGTTCAGGAGATCAGTGCCTCCTCTCCTACCTCTTCTAGAATCTCAAAGCAGTGGTCTCTCCCACGGCCTCATTCTACCCCACTGGTTCCACAAACTGGTAATATTAATTCCCACCCACTACAATTGAATTCTTCATTGGTGCAAGAAAATTTTAGGTCTAACTCCTCCTCTCCGAGATCTGAGCATTCTGCCACCTCCTCAGTGATAAAGTGCAGATCTCCCATCTCAGACAAGTCACCAGGCACACTGCCATCAAGACCCAGAGAGCCGACTTCACCACAGTCTTTTTCCCTGCCTCCTGATCATGAAAACATCAAACCCAAG CAGTACAAGATCAAGACAAGCTACAAGGCATTTGCAGCAATCCCTACAAACACATTGCTTATGGAACAGAAG GCATTAGAAGAGCCGACCAAGCCTGCTAGTGCGACTGAAGGCACTGCTTTGGACACTCATTCAGAG ATGtgctcccctgcccagctcagacaACAAACAGAAGAGTTGTGTGCTGTCATTGATCAAGTCCTGCAGGACCCCTTGACTATG cgCCGGTGTGAGTCTTCTCCAAGTTTTCTGCAGATGAGCACAGAGTCAGATGTTGGCAAG ATGTCAACaacactgcagagagcagctgggcGTGAAACCAGATAT
- the MLIP gene encoding muscular LMNA-interacting protein isoform X6, with translation MELGNHESKASGREALEEKQMVSSQESGTKPLTFTFVPSIGQLPTHFEVVDISKFLVTIPEEPKDLSNQNIVNKSDAVSDELVLKSGAKRGSVSTVCAGSTQTAFPSLGWNSSKGEMQENDLFKAEFILITDSGDEDEVAAASSNVHQPSNGYSPISAQLLTTSHVSPGTEAGKPPGDGHLPGLALSHSTTDPQKHQLISTLSTSDHLSSKPPAVHLISPINQKVACGAMVNMNQASSLEDSCNNWQSATRFSKQDSSLYFQSASHSSLPSMSKISSSASKSWYSTPRLSDNLQTPSLYNPDCVCKVGGFTTSSVPARSPNLSSKPPCSAEIQGSLAQSISPSSSKKRNALSPLPVHIITHSLSPIPKPLSPPSLYGSSSTICSINEPCTQTLSRGNLAKSGVKSTLPTRLTLLTAILRSGSSQRRPLSPASCPTFSPSSLSSSTLAIDQKFKTTPPSPKKSLSSPPIRPDSPSKEDYWLSGWAQHLSLPSKSHPTPQARSLSPKKHPPVQSLSPDCQNSLSSPLSSHRRSAASPDLQSSLYPPCAPAPSSFACPTSPSPEGLGYSASRSRAPQKSQRVHTYSPIFTCRSYPLLASSSPRGALSPPPEKHSSPSPSFLHSPSRSRSDSSQTSVQEISASSPTSSRISKQWSLPRPHSTPLVPQTGNINSHPLQLNSSLVQENFRSNSSSPRSEHSATSSVIKCRSPISDKSPGTLPSRPREPTSPQSFSLPPDHENIKPKQYKIKTSYKAFAAIPTNTLLMEQKALEEPTKPASATEGTALDTHSEMCSPAQLRQQTEELCAVIDQVLQDPLTMRRCESSPSFLQMSTESDVGKMSTTLQRAAGRETRYANLYKSVPIVTESQLVSNERGSV, from the exons GTCTCTTCTCAAGAATCTGGGACCAAACCATTGACCTTCACATTCGTACCATCCATTGGACAGCTTCCAACTCATTTTGAGGTTGTGGATATCTCTAAGTTCCTTGTGACAATTCCAGAGGAACCAAAGGACCTGAGCAATCAAAACATTGTAAATAAG TCTGACGCAGTCTCTGATGAGCTGGTCTTAAAGAGTGGGGCCAAACGTGGCAGTGTGTCCACTGTCTGTGCAGGCAGCACCCAAACGGCTTTCCCGTCCCTGGGGTGGAATTCAAGCAAAGGAGAAATGCAGGAGAATGACCTTTTTAAGGCTGAGTTTATCCTGATTACGGACTCCGGTGATGAAGATGAAGTAGCTGCTGCCTCAAGCAATGTTCATCAGCCTTCCAATGGCTACAGTCCCATCAGTGCTCAGCTGCTGACCACTTCCCACGTTTCCCCTGGCACCGAGGCAGGGAAACCTCCTGGCGATGGGCACCTTCCAGGTCTTGCTCTTTCCCACAGTACTACTGATCCACAAAAACATCAG ttaATTTCTACTCTTTCCACCTCTGATCATCTTTCCTCTAAACCACCTGCTGTCCACTTAATTTCTCCAATTAATCAGAAAGTAGCGTGCGGTGCCATGGTTAACATGAATCAAGCCTCTTCGCTGGAAGATTCCTGTAACAACTGGCAGTCAGCAACCAGGTTTTCTAAGCAAGACTCTTCTCTCTACTTTCAGTCTGCTTCCCATAGTTCACTTCCCTCAATGTCTAAAATATCCTCTTCTGCATCAAAGAGTTGGTACTCCACTCCTCGATTGTCTGATAACCTACAAACACCAAGTCTCTATAACCCTGACTGTGTTTGCAAAGTGGGAGGCTTCACCACATCCTCTGTTCCAGCAAGGAGTCCAAATCTTTCCTCCAAACCTCCATGTTCAGCTGAAATTCAAGGATCTTTAGCTCAGTCTATATCCCCCAGTTCTTCCAAAAAACGGAAtgctctgtctcctctcccTGTACATATAATAACACATTCATTATCTCCTATCCCTAAACCTTTGTCTCCACCCTCTCTTTATGGGTCCTCTTCGACCATATGTAGTATAAATGAGCCTTGCACACAGACTTTATCCAGAGGAAATTTGGCCAAGTCAGGAGTCAAATCCACTCTGCCAACCAGACTGACTCTCTTGACTGCTATTCTTAGATCAGGCTCCTCTCAGCGGAGGCCACTTTCTCCTGCTTCTTGTCCCACATTTTCCCCTAGCTCCCTTAGTTCCTCAACACTTGCAATAGATCAAAAGTTCAAAACAACTCCCCCATCCCCCAAGAAATCTCTTTCAAGCCCTCCTATAAGGCCAGATTCTCCCAGCAAAGAGGATTATTGGCTTTCAGGATGGGCTCAGCATCTGTCTTTACCTTCCAAGTCTCATCCCACCCCTCAAGCGAGGTCCCTTTCTCCTAAAAAGCACCCTCCCGTTCAATCACTTTCTCCAGACTGCCAAAATTCTTTGTcatcccctctctcctcccaTAGAAGATCAGCTGCCTCTCCAGATTTGCAATCTTCACTGTATCCTCCTtgtgccccagctccctcttcCTTTGCATGCCCCACCTCTCCTTCTCCAGAAGGGCTGGGCTATTCTGCCTCCCGGTCCCGGGCACCTCAGAAGTCTCAGAGAGTGCACACTTACTCCCCCATCTTTACTTGCCGGTCATATCCTTTGCTTGCTTCTTCCAGTCCTAGAGGTGCATTGTCTCCCCCCCCAGAAAAACACTCATCTCCTTCCCCAAGTTTTTTGCACTCACCTTCTAGATCTAGATCAGATTCATCCCAAACATCTGTTCAGGAGATCAGTGCCTCCTCTCCTACCTCTTCTAGAATCTCAAAGCAGTGGTCTCTCCCACGGCCTCATTCTACCCCACTGGTTCCACAAACTGGTAATATTAATTCCCACCCACTACAATTGAATTCTTCATTGGTGCAAGAAAATTTTAGGTCTAACTCCTCCTCTCCGAGATCTGAGCATTCTGCCACCTCCTCAGTGATAAAGTGCAGATCTCCCATCTCAGACAAGTCACCAGGCACACTGCCATCAAGACCCAGAGAGCCGACTTCACCACAGTCTTTTTCCCTGCCTCCTGATCATGAAAACATCAAACCCAAG CAGTACAAGATCAAGACAAGCTACAAGGCATTTGCAGCAATCCCTACAAACACATTGCTTATGGAACAGAAG GCATTAGAAGAGCCGACCAAGCCTGCTAGTGCGACTGAAGGCACTGCTTTGGACACTCATTCAGAG ATGtgctcccctgcccagctcagacaACAAACAGAAGAGTTGTGTGCTGTCATTGATCAAGTCCTGCAGGACCCCTTGACTATG cgCCGGTGTGAGTCTTCTCCAAGTTTTCTGCAGATGAGCACAGAGTCAGATGTTGGCAAG ATGTCAACaacactgcagagagcagctgggcGTGAAACCAGATAT
- the MLIP gene encoding muscular LMNA-interacting protein isoform X5, translating to MELGNHESKASGREALEEKQMVSSQESGTKPLTFTFVPSIGQLPTHFEVVDISKFLVTIPEEPKDLSNQNIVNKSDAVSDELVLKSGAKRGSVSTVCAGSTQTAFPSLGWNSSKGEMQENDLFKAEFILITDSGDEDEVAAASSNVHQPSNGYSPISAQLLTTSHVSPGTEAGKPPGDGHLPGLALSHSTTDPQKHQLISTLSTSDHLSSKPPAVHLISPINQKVACGAMVNMNQASSLEDSCNNWQSATRFSKQDSSLYFQSASHSSLPSMSKISSSASKSWYSTPRLSDNLQTPSLYNPDCVCKVGGFTTSSVPARSPNLSSKPPCSAEIQGSLAQSISPSSSKKRNALSPLPVHIITHSLSPIPKPLSPPSLYGSSSTICSINEPCTQTLSRGNLAKSGVKSTLPTRLTLLTAILRSGSSQRRPLSPASCPTFSPSSLSSSTLAIDQKFKTTPPSPKKSLSSPPIRPDSPSKEDYWLSGWAQHLSLPSKSHPTPQARSLSPKKHPPVQSLSPDCQNSLSSPLSSHRRSAASPDLQSSLYPPCAPAPSSFACPTSPSPEGLGYSASRSRAPQKSQRVHTYSPIFTCRSYPLLASSSPRGALSPPPEKHSSPSPSFLHSPSRSRSDSSQTSVQEISASSPTSSRISKQWSLPRPHSTPLVPQTGNINSHPLQLNSSLVQENFRSNSSSPRSEHSATSSVIKCRSPISDKSPGTLPSRPREPTSPQSFSLPPDHENIKPKQYKIKTSYKAFAAIPTNTLLMEQKALEEPTKPASATEGTALDTHSEMCSPAQLRQQTEELCAVIDQVLQDPLTMRRCESSPSFLQMSTESDVGKMSTTLQRAAGRETRYANLYKSVPIVTESQLPSLSMVPIPENEMLISKEVSNERGSV from the exons GTCTCTTCTCAAGAATCTGGGACCAAACCATTGACCTTCACATTCGTACCATCCATTGGACAGCTTCCAACTCATTTTGAGGTTGTGGATATCTCTAAGTTCCTTGTGACAATTCCAGAGGAACCAAAGGACCTGAGCAATCAAAACATTGTAAATAAG TCTGACGCAGTCTCTGATGAGCTGGTCTTAAAGAGTGGGGCCAAACGTGGCAGTGTGTCCACTGTCTGTGCAGGCAGCACCCAAACGGCTTTCCCGTCCCTGGGGTGGAATTCAAGCAAAGGAGAAATGCAGGAGAATGACCTTTTTAAGGCTGAGTTTATCCTGATTACGGACTCCGGTGATGAAGATGAAGTAGCTGCTGCCTCAAGCAATGTTCATCAGCCTTCCAATGGCTACAGTCCCATCAGTGCTCAGCTGCTGACCACTTCCCACGTTTCCCCTGGCACCGAGGCAGGGAAACCTCCTGGCGATGGGCACCTTCCAGGTCTTGCTCTTTCCCACAGTACTACTGATCCACAAAAACATCAG ttaATTTCTACTCTTTCCACCTCTGATCATCTTTCCTCTAAACCACCTGCTGTCCACTTAATTTCTCCAATTAATCAGAAAGTAGCGTGCGGTGCCATGGTTAACATGAATCAAGCCTCTTCGCTGGAAGATTCCTGTAACAACTGGCAGTCAGCAACCAGGTTTTCTAAGCAAGACTCTTCTCTCTACTTTCAGTCTGCTTCCCATAGTTCACTTCCCTCAATGTCTAAAATATCCTCTTCTGCATCAAAGAGTTGGTACTCCACTCCTCGATTGTCTGATAACCTACAAACACCAAGTCTCTATAACCCTGACTGTGTTTGCAAAGTGGGAGGCTTCACCACATCCTCTGTTCCAGCAAGGAGTCCAAATCTTTCCTCCAAACCTCCATGTTCAGCTGAAATTCAAGGATCTTTAGCTCAGTCTATATCCCCCAGTTCTTCCAAAAAACGGAAtgctctgtctcctctcccTGTACATATAATAACACATTCATTATCTCCTATCCCTAAACCTTTGTCTCCACCCTCTCTTTATGGGTCCTCTTCGACCATATGTAGTATAAATGAGCCTTGCACACAGACTTTATCCAGAGGAAATTTGGCCAAGTCAGGAGTCAAATCCACTCTGCCAACCAGACTGACTCTCTTGACTGCTATTCTTAGATCAGGCTCCTCTCAGCGGAGGCCACTTTCTCCTGCTTCTTGTCCCACATTTTCCCCTAGCTCCCTTAGTTCCTCAACACTTGCAATAGATCAAAAGTTCAAAACAACTCCCCCATCCCCCAAGAAATCTCTTTCAAGCCCTCCTATAAGGCCAGATTCTCCCAGCAAAGAGGATTATTGGCTTTCAGGATGGGCTCAGCATCTGTCTTTACCTTCCAAGTCTCATCCCACCCCTCAAGCGAGGTCCCTTTCTCCTAAAAAGCACCCTCCCGTTCAATCACTTTCTCCAGACTGCCAAAATTCTTTGTcatcccctctctcctcccaTAGAAGATCAGCTGCCTCTCCAGATTTGCAATCTTCACTGTATCCTCCTtgtgccccagctccctcttcCTTTGCATGCCCCACCTCTCCTTCTCCAGAAGGGCTGGGCTATTCTGCCTCCCGGTCCCGGGCACCTCAGAAGTCTCAGAGAGTGCACACTTACTCCCCCATCTTTACTTGCCGGTCATATCCTTTGCTTGCTTCTTCCAGTCCTAGAGGTGCATTGTCTCCCCCCCCAGAAAAACACTCATCTCCTTCCCCAAGTTTTTTGCACTCACCTTCTAGATCTAGATCAGATTCATCCCAAACATCTGTTCAGGAGATCAGTGCCTCCTCTCCTACCTCTTCTAGAATCTCAAAGCAGTGGTCTCTCCCACGGCCTCATTCTACCCCACTGGTTCCACAAACTGGTAATATTAATTCCCACCCACTACAATTGAATTCTTCATTGGTGCAAGAAAATTTTAGGTCTAACTCCTCCTCTCCGAGATCTGAGCATTCTGCCACCTCCTCAGTGATAAAGTGCAGATCTCCCATCTCAGACAAGTCACCAGGCACACTGCCATCAAGACCCAGAGAGCCGACTTCACCACAGTCTTTTTCCCTGCCTCCTGATCATGAAAACATCAAACCCAAG CAGTACAAGATCAAGACAAGCTACAAGGCATTTGCAGCAATCCCTACAAACACATTGCTTATGGAACAGAAG GCATTAGAAGAGCCGACCAAGCCTGCTAGTGCGACTGAAGGCACTGCTTTGGACACTCATTCAGAG ATGtgctcccctgcccagctcagacaACAAACAGAAGAGTTGTGTGCTGTCATTGATCAAGTCCTGCAGGACCCCTTGACTATG cgCCGGTGTGAGTCTTCTCCAAGTTTTCTGCAGATGAGCACAGAGTCAGATGTTGGCAAG ATGTCAACaacactgcagagagcagctgggcGTGAAACCAGATAT